A single region of the Streptomyces sp. NBC_01262 genome encodes:
- a CDS encoding nitrite/sulfite reductase, translated as MATTPEKPAATAARRKASRHRGEGQWGVGHLTPLNANEQFKKDDDGLNVRARIENIYAHRGFDSIDGADLRGRMRWWGLYTQRKPGIDGGKTAILEPEELDDKYFMLRVRIDGGRLSTEQLRVIGEISQEFARGTADITDRQNIQLHWIRIEDVPEIWRRLEAVGLSTTEACGDTPRVILGSPVAGIAEDEIIDGTPAVDEIHARIVGNKDFSNLPRKFKSAISGSPLLDVAHEINDIAFVGVEHPDRGPGFDLWVGGGLSTNPKIGVRLGAWVPLEEVADVYEGVISIFRDFGYRRLRTRARLKFLVADWGPAKFRQVLEDDYLKRKLVDGPAPAQPVEQWRDHVGVHRQQDGRFYVGFAPYVGRVDGATLGKIAELAEEHGSGRLRTTVEQKMIVLDVEEPRVASLVAGLEALGLKVTPSPFRRGTMACTGIEFCKLAIVETKARGASLIDELERRLPEFDEPITINVNGCPNACARIQVADIGLKGQLVLDKDGNQVEGFQVHLGGALGLEAAFGRKVRGLKVTSQELPDYVERVLTRFQAEREDGERFATWAARASEEALS; from the coding sequence ATGGCCACCACCCCTGAGAAGCCCGCAGCCACCGCTGCCCGCCGCAAGGCGAGCCGTCACCGCGGTGAGGGCCAGTGGGGCGTTGGGCACCTCACGCCTCTCAACGCCAACGAGCAGTTCAAGAAGGACGACGACGGTCTCAATGTGCGGGCGCGCATCGAGAACATCTACGCGCACCGCGGATTCGACTCGATCGACGGCGCCGACCTGCGCGGACGTATGCGCTGGTGGGGCCTGTACACCCAGCGCAAGCCCGGGATCGACGGCGGCAAGACCGCGATCCTGGAGCCGGAGGAGCTGGACGACAAGTACTTCATGCTGCGGGTCCGGATCGACGGCGGCCGGCTGAGCACCGAGCAGCTGCGCGTCATCGGCGAGATCTCGCAGGAGTTCGCCCGGGGCACCGCGGACATCACCGACCGGCAGAACATCCAGCTGCACTGGATCCGGATCGAGGACGTGCCGGAGATCTGGCGCCGCCTGGAGGCCGTCGGGCTCTCCACCACCGAGGCCTGCGGCGACACCCCCCGCGTGATCCTCGGCTCACCGGTGGCGGGGATCGCGGAGGACGAGATCATCGACGGCACACCGGCCGTTGATGAGATCCATGCCCGCATTGTGGGCAACAAGGACTTCTCCAACCTCCCCCGCAAGTTCAAGTCGGCGATCTCCGGTTCACCGCTGCTCGATGTCGCGCACGAGATCAACGACATCGCCTTCGTCGGCGTGGAGCACCCCGACCGCGGCCCCGGCTTCGACCTGTGGGTCGGCGGCGGGCTGTCCACCAACCCCAAGATCGGCGTCCGGCTCGGCGCCTGGGTGCCGCTGGAGGAGGTCGCGGATGTCTACGAGGGCGTCATCTCGATCTTCCGTGACTTCGGCTACCGCCGGCTGCGCACCCGCGCCCGCCTGAAGTTCCTGGTCGCCGACTGGGGCCCGGCGAAGTTCCGCCAGGTCCTGGAGGACGACTACCTCAAGCGCAAGCTGGTCGACGGCCCGGCCCCGGCCCAGCCGGTCGAGCAGTGGCGCGACCACGTCGGCGTCCACCGCCAGCAGGACGGCCGCTTCTACGTGGGCTTCGCCCCGTACGTGGGCCGGGTCGACGGCGCCACGCTCGGCAAGATCGCCGAGCTGGCGGAGGAGCACGGCTCGGGCCGGCTGCGCACCACCGTCGAGCAGAAGATGATCGTGCTCGACGTCGAGGAGCCCCGCGTCGCGTCGCTGGTCGCGGGCCTGGAGGCGCTGGGCCTGAAGGTCACGCCCTCCCCCTTCCGGCGCGGGACGATGGCCTGCACCGGCATCGAGTTCTGCAAGCTCGCGATCGTCGAGACCAAGGCGCGCGGCGCCTCGCTCATCGACGAACTGGAGCGCCGCCTCCCGGAGTTCGACGAGCCGATCACCATCAACGTCAACGGCTGCCCGAACGCCTGCGCCCGTATCCAGGTGGCGGACATCGGTCTCAAGGGCCAGCTGGTCCTGGACAAGGACGGCAACCAGGTCGAGGGCTTCCAGGTGCACCTGGGCGGCGCCCTGGGCCTGGAGGCCGCCTTCGGCCGCAAGGTGCGTGGCCTGAAGGTCACCTCGCAGGAACTGCCGGACTACGTGGAGCGGGTGCTGACGCGCTTCCAGGCGGAGCGCGAGGACGGCGAGCGCTTCGCGACGTGGGCGGCGCGGGCGAGCGAGGAGGCCCTGTCATGA
- a CDS encoding phosphoadenylyl-sulfate reductase — protein MQGVQPRLSVEVPRPPGQGTQHRSPRRRRHHVSTAQAEDLKQQDLKTLAEQAGRDLEESSAEDILRWAVENFGPRFCVTSSMEDAVVAHLASRVAPGVDVVFLDTGYHFPETIGTRDAVAAVMDVNVITLTPRQSVAEQDAQYGPKLHDRDPDLCCALRKVKPLEEGLTRYDAWATGLRRDESPTRAGTPVVSWDEKRQKVKISPIARWSQEDVAAYVATHGVLTNPLLMDGYASVGCAPCTRRVLEGEDARAGRWAGRAKTECGLHG, from the coding sequence ATGCAGGGCGTGCAACCGCGCCTTTCAGTTGAAGTTCCTCGGCCTCCTGGCCAGGGGACTCAGCACCGCTCCCCTCGACGGAGGCGACACCACGTGAGCACCGCACAGGCCGAAGACCTCAAGCAGCAAGACCTCAAGACCCTCGCCGAGCAGGCGGGCCGCGACCTGGAGGAGTCCTCGGCCGAGGACATCCTGCGCTGGGCCGTGGAGAACTTCGGGCCGCGTTTCTGTGTGACCTCCTCCATGGAGGACGCCGTCGTGGCACACCTCGCCTCCCGGGTCGCGCCGGGCGTCGACGTGGTGTTCCTGGACACCGGCTATCACTTCCCGGAGACCATCGGCACCCGGGACGCGGTCGCCGCCGTCATGGACGTGAACGTCATCACACTCACCCCGCGCCAGAGCGTGGCCGAGCAGGACGCCCAGTACGGGCCGAAGCTGCACGACCGCGATCCGGACCTGTGCTGCGCCCTGCGCAAGGTGAAGCCGCTGGAAGAAGGCCTGACCAGGTACGACGCATGGGCGACGGGACTGCGCCGCGACGAGTCCCCGACCCGCGCCGGAACTCCGGTCGTGAGCTGGGACGAAAAGCGACAAAAGGTGAAAATCTCGCCTATCGCACGGTGGTCACAGGAAGACGTGGCAGCCTACGTTGCCACGCACGGAGTCCTTACGAACCCTCTGCTGATGGACGGCTATGCCTCCGTCGGCTGCGCCCCGTGCACCCGACGGGTGCTGGAGGGCGAGGACGCCCGCGCGGGCCGCTGGGCGGGCCGGGCCAAGACCGAATGCGGACTGCACGGCTGA
- the cysC gene encoding adenylyl-sulfate kinase, with amino-acid sequence MHPDRTEQTSQEKQMSVTDTGATIWLTGLPSAGKTTIAYALADRLRADGHRVEVLDGDEIREFLSSGLGFTREDRHTNVQRIGFVAELLASNGVKVLVPVIAPYADSREAVRKRHQTEGTVFLEVHVATPVEVCSVRDVKGLYAKQAAGEISGLTGVDDPYEAPETPDLRLQTQDHTVEDSAAVLTALLVEKGLA; translated from the coding sequence ATGCACCCGGACCGTACGGAACAGACCTCACAGGAGAAACAGATGAGCGTGACAGACACCGGAGCCACGATCTGGCTCACGGGTCTGCCGAGCGCGGGCAAGACCACGATCGCCTACGCGCTGGCGGACCGGCTGCGCGCCGACGGCCACCGGGTCGAGGTGCTGGACGGCGACGAGATCCGCGAGTTCCTGTCCTCGGGCCTCGGCTTCACCCGTGAGGACCGGCACACCAACGTCCAGCGCATCGGCTTCGTCGCCGAACTGCTGGCCAGCAACGGCGTCAAGGTCCTGGTCCCGGTCATCGCGCCGTACGCCGACAGCCGCGAGGCCGTCCGCAAGCGTCACCAGACCGAGGGCACGGTCTTCCTGGAGGTCCATGTCGCCACGCCGGTCGAGGTCTGCTCCGTGAGAGACGTCAAGGGCCTGTACGCCAAGCAGGCGGCCGGCGAGATATCCGGGCTGACCGGTGTCGACGACCCGTACGAGGCGCCCGAGACCCCCGACCTGCGTCTGCAGACCCAGGACCACACCGTCGAGGACTCCGCCGCGGTGCTCACCGCACTGCTCGTCGAGAAGGGGCTGGCATGA
- the cysD gene encoding sulfate adenylyltransferase subunit CysD: MTATVASHTGTTGNPYALSHLDALESEAVHIFREVAGEFERPVILFSGGKDSIVMLHLALKAFAPAPVPFALLHVDTGHNFPEVIDYRDRAAARHNLRLHVANVQDYIDDGRLRERPDGTRNPLQTVPLLDGIAEGKYDAVFGGGRRDEEKARAKERVFSLRDEFGAWDPRRQRPELWSLYNGRHAAGEHVRVFPLSNWTELDVWQYIAREGIELPEIYYAHERDVFARDGMWLTAGDWGGPKDGETVERRLIRYRTVGDMSCTGAVDSDAATIEQVITEIAASRLTERGATRADDKMSEAAMEDRKREGYF; the protein is encoded by the coding sequence ATGACGGCCACCGTCGCGTCGCACACCGGCACCACCGGGAACCCGTACGCGCTCAGCCACCTGGACGCGCTGGAGTCCGAGGCCGTCCACATCTTCCGCGAGGTCGCGGGCGAGTTCGAGCGGCCGGTGATCCTCTTCTCCGGCGGCAAGGACTCCATCGTCATGCTGCACCTGGCGCTGAAGGCCTTCGCCCCGGCGCCGGTGCCCTTCGCCCTGCTGCATGTCGACACCGGTCACAACTTCCCTGAGGTCATCGACTACCGCGACCGCGCCGCCGCCCGGCACAACCTGCGGCTGCACGTCGCGAACGTGCAGGACTACATCGACGACGGCCGGCTGCGCGAGCGCCCCGACGGCACCCGCAACCCGCTGCAGACCGTCCCGCTGCTCGACGGCATCGCCGAGGGCAAGTACGACGCCGTCTTCGGCGGCGGCCGCCGCGACGAGGAGAAGGCCCGCGCCAAGGAGCGCGTGTTCTCCCTGCGCGACGAGTTCGGCGCCTGGGACCCGCGCCGCCAGCGCCCCGAGCTGTGGTCGCTCTACAACGGCCGGCACGCCGCCGGCGAGCACGTCCGGGTCTTCCCGCTCTCCAACTGGACCGAGCTGGACGTGTGGCAGTACATCGCCCGCGAGGGCATCGAGCTTCCGGAGATCTACTACGCCCACGAGCGGGACGTCTTCGCCCGCGACGGCATGTGGCTGACCGCCGGCGACTGGGGCGGCCCCAAGGACGGCGAGACCGTGGAGCGCCGGCTGATCCGCTACCGCACGGTGGGCGACATGTCCTGCACCGGCGCCGTGGACTCCGACGCCGCGACGATCGAGCAGGTCATCACCGAGATCGCCGCGTCCCGGCTGACCGAGCGCGGGGCCACGCGGGCCGACGACAAGATGTCCGAGGCCGCGATGGAAGACCGCAAGCGCGAGGGGTACTTCTAA
- a CDS encoding sulfate adenylyltransferase subunit 1: MTSITTEQLSATTSLLRFATAGSVDDGKSTLVGRLLHDSKSVLTDQLEAVELASARRGQETPDLALLTDGLRAEREQGITIDVAYRYFATARRRFILADTPGHVQYTRNMVTGASTAELAVVLVDARNGVVEQTRRHAAVAALLRVPHVVLAVNKMDLVEYSEPVFAAIAEEFTAYAVELGVPEVTAIPISALAGDNVVEPSANMDWYGGPTVLEHLETVPVSHDLAHCHARLPVQYVIRPQTAELPDYRGYAGQIAAGTFRIGEEVTVLPSGRTSKISGIDLLGTPVDAAWTTQSVTVLLEDDIDVSRGDLIVPTKDAPATTQDIEATVCHVADQPLTIGHRVLLKHGTRTVKAIVKDIPSRLTLDDLSLHPHPGQLVANDIGRVKIRTAEPLPVDSYSDSRRTGSFILIDPNDGTTLTAGMVGESFASPEPVRNEADDEGWDF; the protein is encoded by the coding sequence ATGACCAGCATCACGACCGAGCAGCTCTCGGCCACCACCTCGCTGCTGCGTTTCGCCACCGCCGGATCCGTGGACGACGGCAAGTCCACCCTCGTCGGCCGGCTGCTGCACGACTCCAAGTCGGTCCTCACCGACCAGCTGGAGGCCGTTGAGCTGGCCTCCGCCCGGCGCGGCCAGGAGACCCCCGACCTGGCGCTGCTCACCGACGGCCTGCGGGCCGAGCGCGAGCAGGGCATCACCATCGATGTCGCGTACCGCTACTTCGCCACCGCCCGGCGCCGGTTCATCCTCGCCGACACCCCCGGGCATGTGCAGTACACCCGCAACATGGTCACCGGCGCCTCCACCGCCGAGCTGGCCGTGGTCCTGGTCGACGCCCGCAACGGCGTCGTCGAGCAGACCCGCCGGCACGCCGCCGTCGCCGCGCTGCTGCGCGTCCCGCATGTCGTGCTGGCCGTCAACAAGATGGACCTGGTCGAGTACTCGGAGCCCGTCTTCGCCGCGATCGCCGAGGAGTTCACGGCGTACGCCGTCGAGCTGGGCGTGCCCGAGGTCACCGCGATCCCGATCTCGGCCCTGGCCGGCGACAACGTCGTGGAGCCGAGCGCGAACATGGACTGGTACGGCGGCCCGACGGTCCTGGAGCACCTGGAGACGGTGCCGGTCAGCCATGACCTGGCGCACTGCCACGCCCGCCTGCCGGTGCAGTACGTCATCCGGCCGCAGACCGCCGAGCTCCCGGACTACCGGGGGTACGCGGGCCAGATCGCGGCCGGGACGTTCCGCATCGGCGAGGAGGTCACCGTGCTGCCCTCGGGCCGCACGTCGAAGATCTCCGGCATCGACCTGCTGGGCACGCCGGTCGACGCCGCCTGGACCACGCAGTCGGTGACCGTCCTGCTGGAGGACGACATCGACGTCTCGCGCGGCGACCTGATCGTGCCGACGAAGGACGCGCCGGCGACCACGCAGGACATCGAGGCCACCGTGTGCCACGTGGCGGACCAGCCGCTCACCATCGGCCACCGTGTGCTGCTCAAGCACGGCACCCGTACGGTCAAGGCGATCGTCAAGGACATCCCGTCCCGTCTGACGCTCGACGACCTGTCCCTGCACCCGCACCCGGGACAGCTCGTCGCCAACGACATCGGCCGGGTGAAGATCCGTACCGCCGAGCCGCTCCCGGTCGACTCGTACTCCGACTCCCGGCGCACCGGCTCGTTCATCCTCATCGACCCGAACGACGGCACCACGCTCACCGCGGGCATGGTCGGCGAATCGTTCGCCTCTCCGGAGCCCGTCCGGAACGAGGCCGACGACGAAGGGTGGGACTTCTGA
- a CDS encoding aliphatic sulfonate ABC transporter substrate-binding protein — MTADRSPAPDSPRSTTRRRLIAGAALLPLLGLAACGYGSEKTDTTTNAAASGSASGKKLSASEVKIGYFANLTHGTALVGLAENGPIREVLGATSVKTSVFNAGPAEIEALNAGSIDIGWIGPSPSINGYVKSSGKNLKIISGSASGGVKLVVNPKKIKTLADVKGKKIATPQLGNTQDVAFLNWIADQGWKVDATTGKGDVSVVRTDNKITPDAYKAGSIDGAWVPEPTASKLVAEGAKVLLDESSLWDGGKFVITNVIVRQAFLKEHPDVVKAVLQGSVNTNAWINANSDKAKAIANQELATLSGKALPDAVIDPAWKSISFTDDPLASTLQTEADHAVTAGLLKKPDLSGIYDLSILNSVLKADGKTAISDAGLGS, encoded by the coding sequence GTGACTGCCGATCGCTCCCCCGCTCCGGACTCCCCGAGAAGCACCACCCGCCGCCGCCTGATCGCCGGCGCAGCCCTTCTCCCCCTGCTGGGTCTCGCCGCCTGCGGCTACGGCTCGGAGAAGACGGACACCACCACCAACGCGGCCGCGAGCGGCAGCGCCAGCGGCAAGAAGCTGTCGGCGAGCGAAGTGAAGATCGGCTACTTCGCCAACCTCACGCACGGCACGGCCCTGGTCGGCCTGGCCGAGAACGGCCCGATCCGGGAGGTCCTGGGCGCCACCAGCGTCAAGACCTCGGTCTTCAACGCGGGCCCGGCCGAGATCGAGGCACTGAACGCCGGTTCCATCGACATCGGCTGGATCGGCCCCTCCCCCTCCATCAACGGCTATGTGAAGTCCAGCGGCAAGAACCTGAAGATCATCTCCGGTTCGGCCTCCGGTGGCGTCAAGCTCGTCGTCAACCCGAAGAAGATCAAGACCCTGGCGGACGTCAAGGGCAAGAAGATCGCCACCCCGCAGCTGGGCAACACCCAGGACGTGGCCTTCCTCAACTGGATCGCCGACCAGGGCTGGAAGGTCGACGCGACCACCGGCAAGGGCGATGTCTCCGTCGTCCGTACGGACAACAAGATCACCCCGGACGCCTACAAGGCCGGCTCCATCGACGGCGCCTGGGTGCCCGAGCCGACGGCCTCCAAGCTGGTGGCCGAGGGCGCGAAGGTGCTGCTCGACGAGAGCTCGCTGTGGGACGGCGGCAAGTTCGTCATCACGAACGTGATCGTCCGCCAGGCGTTCCTGAAGGAGCACCCCGACGTGGTCAAGGCCGTGCTCCAGGGCTCGGTGAACACCAACGCCTGGATCAACGCCAACTCCGACAAGGCCAAGGCCATCGCCAACCAGGAGCTGGCCACGCTCTCCGGCAAGGCCCTTCCGGACGCGGTCATCGACCCGGCCTGGAAGAGCATCAGCTTCACCGACGACCCGCTGGCCTCCACCCTGCAGACCGAGGCCGACCACGCGGTCACGGCCGGACTGCTGAAGAAGCCCGACCTCAGCGGCATCTACGACCTGTCGATCCTCAACTCGGTCCTGAAGGCGGACGGCAAGACGGCGATCTCGGACGCCGGTCTCGGCAGCTAG
- a CDS encoding ABC transporter ATP-binding protein, with product MATALSKQPADAEPGSEAVPYAARIEHVSKSFGRPGAQQHVLDDITIDVAPGEFVCLLGASGCGKSTLLNLVAGLDRPSAGGIETPGGRPALMFQEHALFPWLTAGRNIELALRMRGVPGAERRDEAERLLELVRLRGAYGKRVHELSGGMRQRVALARALAQDSQLLLMDEPFAALDAITRDVLHEELTRIWSQTDLSVLFVTHNVREAVRLAQRVILLSSRPGRIAREWTVDIPQPRRIEDAAVAELSVEITEQLRGEIRRHGQH from the coding sequence ATGGCCACCGCACTCAGCAAGCAGCCCGCCGACGCCGAGCCCGGTAGCGAAGCGGTCCCGTACGCCGCCCGCATCGAGCACGTCTCGAAGTCCTTCGGCCGCCCCGGCGCGCAACAGCACGTGCTGGACGACATCACCATCGATGTCGCCCCCGGCGAATTCGTCTGCCTCCTGGGGGCCTCGGGCTGCGGCAAGTCCACCCTGCTCAACCTGGTCGCAGGACTCGACCGGCCGTCCGCCGGGGGCATCGAGACCCCCGGCGGCCGTCCGGCCCTGATGTTCCAGGAGCACGCCCTCTTCCCGTGGCTCACCGCGGGCAGGAACATCGAACTCGCCCTGCGCATGCGGGGCGTCCCCGGCGCCGAGCGCCGCGACGAGGCCGAGCGGCTGCTCGAACTCGTCCGGCTGCGCGGTGCCTACGGCAAGCGGGTGCACGAGCTGTCCGGCGGCATGCGGCAGCGCGTGGCGCTGGCCCGCGCGCTCGCCCAGGACAGCCAACTGCTGCTGATGGACGAGCCGTTCGCGGCCCTGGACGCCATCACGCGCGACGTGCTGCACGAGGAGCTGACCCGCATCTGGTCGCAGACCGACCTGTCGGTGCTCTTCGTGACGCACAACGTGCGCGAGGCCGTGCGTCTTGCGCAGCGCGTGATTCTGCTGTCGTCGCGTCCGGGCCGGATCGCCCGCGAGTGGACGGTGGACATACCTCAGCCCCGCCGTATCGAGGACGCCGCGGTCGCCGAACTGTCCGTAGAGATCACCGAACAGCTTCGGGGGGAGATCCGACGCCATGGCCAGCACTGA
- a CDS encoding ABC transporter permease, whose product MASTDTHTKPAVVGKTELDGLEAGLDALETTVTQRAPLVGKLRAKAVPPVVAIALVLIGWQLAYHFQVKPHYVLPSPADVAQSLKDQWLKGTLLQLVWTSLSRGVLGFLASVAIGTPLGLIVARVKPVRAAIGPILSGLQSLPSVAWVPAAIIWFGLSDATIYAVVLLGAVPSIANGLVAGVDQIPPLYLRAGRVIGATGLNSVRHVLLPAALPGYLAGLKQGWAFSWRSLMAAELIVNSPDLGTGLGQFLEQGREQSDMAWVLAAITLILIVGIGIELLVFAPLERRILRSRGLLVRS is encoded by the coding sequence ATGGCCAGCACTGACACCCACACGAAGCCCGCCGTTGTCGGCAAGACGGAGCTGGACGGCCTGGAGGCCGGACTCGACGCCCTGGAGACCACGGTCACCCAGCGGGCCCCGCTCGTCGGCAAGCTCCGCGCGAAGGCGGTGCCGCCGGTCGTCGCGATCGCACTCGTCCTGATCGGGTGGCAGCTGGCCTACCACTTCCAGGTCAAGCCGCACTACGTCCTGCCGAGCCCGGCCGACGTGGCGCAGTCGCTGAAGGACCAGTGGCTCAAGGGCACCCTGCTCCAACTCGTCTGGACCAGCCTGTCGCGCGGCGTCCTCGGCTTCCTCGCCTCGGTCGCCATCGGCACCCCGCTTGGTCTGATCGTCGCCCGGGTCAAGCCGGTACGGGCGGCCATCGGCCCGATCCTGTCCGGCCTGCAGTCGCTGCCGTCGGTGGCCTGGGTGCCGGCCGCGATCATCTGGTTCGGTCTGTCCGACGCCACGATCTACGCGGTCGTGCTGCTGGGCGCCGTCCCGTCCATCGCCAACGGCCTGGTGGCGGGCGTCGACCAGATCCCGCCGCTGTACCTGCGGGCGGGCCGGGTGATCGGCGCGACCGGGCTGAACAGCGTGCGCCATGTGCTGCTGCCCGCCGCACTGCCCGGCTACCTGGCGGGCCTGAAGCAGGGCTGGGCCTTCTCCTGGCGCTCGCTGATGGCCGCCGAGCTGATCGTGAACTCCCCCGACCTGGGCACCGGCCTCGGCCAGTTCCTGGAGCAGGGCCGCGAGCAGTCCGACATGGCCTGGGTCCTCGCCGCGATCACGCTCATCCTGATCGTCGGCATCGGCATCGAACTGCTGGTCTTCGCTCCCCTGGAGCGGCGCATCCTGCGCAGCCGCGGCCTGCTCGTCCGGAGCTGA
- a CDS encoding sirohydrochlorin chelatase — translation MSQPVLLVIAHGSRDPRHAATVHALTQRVRAARPGVRVVTGYLDHCAPSVPQVIGRLAAEGVRDAVALPLLLTRAFHAKADIPAVLREATAHHPRLAVHQADVLGPSPLLVSALERRLREAGLRPGDRRSTGIVLASAGSTDPEAIAVMDDIARRWRHTGWRAVRPAFASASLPRTEDAVRQLRAEGCARIAVAPYVVAPGFLPDRIARGAAGADLLADVLGDAPELASLLLRRYDAALAPSRMSLSA, via the coding sequence ATGTCCCAGCCGGTGCTCCTCGTCATCGCCCACGGCAGCCGCGACCCGCGGCACGCCGCGACGGTCCACGCGCTCACCCAGCGCGTCCGGGCCGCCCGTCCGGGCGTTCGCGTCGTCACCGGCTACCTCGACCACTGCGCCCCCTCCGTCCCCCAGGTGATCGGCCGCCTGGCGGCGGAGGGGGTGCGCGACGCGGTCGCCCTTCCCCTGCTGCTCACCCGCGCCTTCCACGCCAAGGCCGATATCCCGGCCGTCCTGCGCGAGGCGACCGCGCACCACCCCCGGCTCGCCGTCCACCAGGCCGATGTCCTCGGCCCCTCCCCGCTCCTGGTGTCCGCCCTGGAGCGACGGCTGCGCGAAGCCGGTCTGCGCCCCGGCGACCGCCGGTCCACCGGCATCGTCCTCGCCTCGGCGGGCTCCACCGACCCGGAAGCGATCGCGGTCATGGATGACATCGCCCGGCGGTGGCGGCACACCGGCTGGCGGGCCGTGCGGCCCGCGTTCGCCTCCGCGTCCCTCCCCCGCACCGAGGACGCCGTACGCCAGCTGCGCGCCGAGGGCTGCGCCCGGATCGCCGTCGCCCCGTACGTCGTCGCCCCCGGCTTCCTCCCGGACCGCATCGCACGCGGCGCCGCCGGCGCCGACCTCCTCGCGGACGTCCTGGGCGACGCCCCCGAGCTGGCCTCGCTCCTGCTGCGGCGCTACGACGCGGCGCTCGCCCCCAGCCGGATGTCCCTGTCGGCCTGA
- a CDS encoding COG4315 family predicted lipoprotein: protein MNLIKRTGPTTRWLAAAMLLAAVGTGCSSSSDNNSSPATSAPGYGASASASPSPSSSAGAATVSVADSKLGKILVGAGGRTLYLFEADTSSTSTCSGSCAAAWPPLVTTGTPVAGQGAQAGLVGTSKRADGTTMVTYNGHPLYYYVGDSKAGDTTGQNLDQFGAEWYVLNASGDKVTGSG, encoded by the coding sequence GTGAACCTCATCAAGCGAACCGGCCCGACGACGAGGTGGCTGGCGGCAGCGATGCTGCTGGCCGCCGTCGGCACCGGCTGTTCCAGCTCCAGTGACAACAACTCGTCCCCGGCGACCTCCGCACCGGGCTACGGCGCCAGCGCGTCGGCTTCCCCTTCCCCTTCCTCCTCCGCCGGGGCTGCCACGGTGTCGGTGGCCGACAGCAAGCTCGGGAAGATCCTGGTCGGCGCGGGCGGCCGGACGCTGTACCTCTTCGAGGCGGACACGTCGTCCACGTCCACCTGCTCGGGCAGCTGTGCGGCGGCCTGGCCCCCGCTGGTCACCACCGGGACACCCGTGGCGGGGCAGGGGGCCCAGGCGGGCCTGGTCGGGACGTCCAAGCGCGCGGACGGCACGACGATGGTCACGTACAACGGCCACCCGCTCTACTACTACGTGGGCGACAGCAAGGCCGGTGACACCACCGGCCAGAATCTGGACCAGTTCGGGGCCGAGTGGTACGTGCTCAACGCCTCGGGAGACAAGGTCACGGGCAGCGGCTGA